From a single Cytophagales bacterium WSM2-2 genomic region:
- the argD_1 gene encoding aspartate aminotransferase family protein: MDFSKEVFLNNLAQTSPFPFLIPIEWAEGVYLHGPDGKKYIDMISGIGVSNVGHRHPHVVKAIKDQLDKHMHVMVYGEYIQSSSNRLVKQLSELLPKQLNCSYFVNSGTEANEAALKLAKRVTGRTEIISCRKSYHGSTHGSMSVSGNEVKKRAFRPLLPDVKFIDFNNEADLTQITARTACVIMETVQGDAGVRVPSKKYLQAVRDVCNKTGAQLIFDEIQCGMGRTGTLFAFEHFGVVPDILTIGKAFGGGLPIGAFISSNEKMKLLTHDPMLGHITTFGGNPVCCASALATLEVIQTENLLATAEAKGKLIENLLQHPKIKEIRRIGLMFAIDFDSEERVNRIVEYCKKNGVIGYWFLSHPYSFRIAPPLTITEEEIRMACEVILKAIENS; this comes from the coding sequence ATGGATTTTAGCAAGGAAGTATTTCTCAACAACCTGGCACAGACCTCACCGTTTCCCTTCCTCATTCCCATCGAATGGGCAGAAGGTGTGTACCTTCATGGTCCTGACGGAAAAAAATACATTGATATGATTTCGGGAATCGGTGTCAGCAATGTCGGACATCGTCACCCGCACGTAGTAAAGGCCATCAAAGATCAATTGGACAAGCATATGCACGTGATGGTGTATGGCGAATACATTCAATCTTCCTCCAATCGCCTTGTTAAACAACTTTCTGAACTACTGCCTAAACAATTGAACTGCTCCTATTTTGTCAATTCGGGGACAGAAGCGAATGAAGCTGCTTTGAAACTTGCTAAAAGGGTGACGGGTCGCACCGAAATTATTTCTTGCAGAAAATCTTATCACGGAAGCACACATGGTTCAATGAGTGTGTCGGGAAATGAAGTCAAGAAAAGAGCATTTCGTCCACTGCTCCCGGACGTAAAATTTATCGATTTCAATAACGAAGCAGATCTTACACAAATTACCGCCCGAACAGCCTGTGTGATCATGGAAACTGTACAAGGAGACGCGGGTGTCCGAGTGCCTTCAAAAAAATATCTACAAGCCGTGCGAGATGTTTGTAATAAAACCGGTGCACAATTGATCTTCGATGAAATCCAGTGCGGCATGGGACGTACCGGAACTCTTTTCGCCTTTGAACATTTTGGTGTTGTTCCTGATATTCTTACCATCGGAAAAGCTTTTGGCGGTGGACTGCCGATAGGTGCTTTCATTTCTAGCAACGAAAAAATGAAACTGCTCACACATGATCCCATGCTCGGGCACATCACCACGTTTGGTGGCAATCCTGTTTGCTGTGCTTCAGCATTAGCTACATTGGAAGTCATCCAAACAGAAAACCTTCTGGCTACTGCGGAAGCTAAAGGGAAGCTAATTGAAAATTTGCTTCAGCATCCGAAAATAAAAGAAATACGAAGGATAGGTTTGATGTTTGCAATTGATTTTGATTCTGAAGAACGCGTCAACCGGATTGTGGAATACTGCAAGAAAAACGGAGTGATTGGTTACTGGTTTTTATCTCATCCTTACAGTTTCAGAATTGCCCCTCCCCTCACGATTACGGAAGAAGAAATACGCATGGCCTGCGAAGTCATTTTGAAGGCGATTGAAAATTCCTGA
- a CDS encoding hydrolase Nlp/P60, with product MEQDFGVCRLSVVPVRQEPGNTSQVSQLLFGDAYEVMDRSKDKMWILIKTNFDNVVGWIHRYHHHSVPKEHFDQVTQADFKITLDLVSTLLYKKSPLPILLGSIVPISTAELFKMDEQFAFNGESKSVALKRDGEFVKSMALKYLNAPEVEGGKTPFGICAHGLINMVFKIAGYQLPWEILQQSQAGKRVEGFAESRSGDLAFFKDKKGKIDHTGIVIGENKIVHAFGQVRVDHLNEEGILNPETKVYSHELAHICRVLSD from the coding sequence ATGGAGCAGGATTTTGGTGTATGCAGGTTGTCAGTGGTTCCCGTAAGGCAGGAGCCAGGAAATACTTCACAGGTATCGCAATTGCTTTTTGGCGATGCTTATGAGGTGATGGACCGGAGTAAAGATAAAATGTGGATTTTGATCAAGACAAATTTTGATAATGTGGTCGGATGGATTCATCGTTATCATCATCATTCAGTTCCCAAAGAACATTTTGATCAGGTTACGCAGGCAGATTTTAAAATCACGTTGGATTTAGTGTCGACATTGCTATATAAGAAAAGCCCACTTCCGATTTTGCTTGGAAGCATTGTTCCTATTTCTACAGCGGAGCTTTTCAAGATGGACGAACAGTTTGCTTTCAATGGGGAATCAAAATCCGTTGCCTTAAAACGCGATGGAGAGTTTGTGAAGTCAATGGCATTGAAGTACCTCAACGCTCCTGAGGTAGAAGGAGGTAAAACACCTTTTGGTATCTGTGCACACGGGCTGATCAACATGGTATTTAAGATTGCAGGATATCAACTGCCATGGGAAATACTTCAGCAAAGCCAGGCTGGAAAGAGGGTAGAAGGCTTTGCTGAATCCAGAAGCGGAGACCTCGCATTTTTTAAAGACAAGAAGGGCAAGATTGACCATACCGGCATCGTGATTGGTGAAAACAAAATCGTCCATGCTTTTGGTCAGGTGAGGGTGGACCATTTGAATGAAGAGGGTATTCTTAACCCAGAGACCAAAGTTTATTCACATGAACTGGCGCACATTTGCCGGGTTCTGAGCGACTAG
- the smpB gene encoding SsrA-binding protein → MKQRFSNDINIRNKQAGFQYELIEKFVAGIVLMGTEIKSIREGKVNLQDGFCYFNNGEAYVKGINITAYAQGTHYNHEAARERKLLLKKSELRKIETRVEEKGLALIPTRLFINDRGLAKLEIAIGKGKKLHDKRESIKEKDIKRELSRVKIR, encoded by the coding sequence ATGAAACAGCGATTTTCTAACGATATTAATATCAGGAATAAGCAAGCCGGCTTTCAATATGAGCTGATCGAAAAGTTTGTGGCTGGAATTGTATTGATGGGAACAGAAATAAAATCAATTCGCGAAGGCAAGGTGAATCTGCAGGACGGTTTTTGTTATTTCAATAATGGTGAGGCGTACGTAAAAGGCATTAACATTACAGCTTATGCGCAGGGTACACATTACAATCATGAGGCTGCCAGGGAAAGAAAACTTCTATTGAAAAAATCAGAGTTGCGTAAAATTGAAACCCGTGTTGAAGAAAAAGGATTGGCACTTATCCCCACCCGGCTTTTCATTAATGACAGGGGGCTGGCCAAACTGGAAATAGCGATCGGCAAAGGCAAAAAACTTCACGACAAGCGCGAGAGCATTAAGGAGAAGGATATAAAACGTGAATTAAGCAGAGTTAAAATAAGGTAA
- a CDS encoding AI-2E family transporter, whose product MELRIESLDRIYKFLMILVIIITGMVLLKDIVVPIVFSALFSVIMLPLVKRIERKTGRIFSILIVLIVSLMFLALLMWFIISQLASLVASLPGLEDKFSQLIISLSDSLNYLQFSSAEQTQLLKDAVKNFSSYGADVLLSTSYLVYFFIQVPVYIFLFLLYRDRFKEFLLALTPGSDLKWKDDIQRVVRSYISGLGLVVFIAGLLNSTGLLILGIPHAIFFGFLSGMLTMIPYVGITIGATLPALLALLTKDNIWYTVGVIGLHATVQFFEGNFITPKITGSRISINALAAIIALLIGGKIWGIAGMILAVPGVGILKILLSYSPSLKSLIILLGDEPPQNNLNTD is encoded by the coding sequence ATGGAACTTCGCATCGAATCGCTAGACCGGATTTATAAATTTCTAATGATCCTGGTTATCATCATCACCGGAATGGTATTGCTGAAAGACATTGTCGTTCCCATTGTATTCTCGGCATTGTTCTCAGTGATCATGCTCCCACTTGTCAAACGGATAGAGCGGAAGACCGGGCGAATTTTTTCAATTCTGATCGTGCTGATCGTATCCCTGATGTTCCTGGCCCTGCTCATGTGGTTCATTATTTCGCAGTTGGCCAGTCTGGTAGCAAGTCTGCCTGGTTTGGAAGATAAATTTTCACAGCTCATTATTTCACTAAGTGATTCATTGAATTACCTTCAGTTTTCCTCTGCAGAGCAAACACAACTATTGAAGGATGCAGTCAAGAATTTCTCATCTTACGGAGCTGATGTACTGCTTTCAACATCTTATCTCGTTTACTTTTTCATTCAGGTTCCTGTTTACATTTTCCTTTTTTTGCTCTATCGTGATCGCTTCAAAGAATTTCTGCTTGCCCTGACTCCGGGATCAGATTTGAAATGGAAAGATGATATTCAGCGCGTGGTGCGCAGTTATATTTCAGGCCTCGGGCTGGTTGTTTTTATTGCAGGCTTACTCAACAGCACCGGCCTTCTGATCTTAGGAATACCACACGCCATTTTTTTCGGCTTCCTTTCTGGAATGCTGACCATGATCCCTTACGTTGGGATTACCATTGGCGCTACGCTTCCAGCTCTTTTAGCCTTATTGACGAAAGACAACATCTGGTATACAGTCGGGGTAATCGGACTTCATGCCACAGTCCAGTTTTTTGAGGGAAATTTTATTACGCCCAAAATCACGGGATCGCGAATAAGTATCAATGCATTGGCAGCTATTATCGCGCTGCTGATCGGGGGTAAAATCTGGGGTATCGCCGGAATGATCCTGGCCGTGCCCGGAGTTGGAATCTTAAAGATACTGCTGAGCTACTCCCCATCTCTAAAATCGCTGATTATCTTGCTTGGCGATGAACCGCCTCAAAATAACCTGAATACTGACTAA
- a CDS encoding membrane protein, whose translation MKIFMKNIFNITRSIIVGAVLVSCASDLDVKPAINVNSLDAIKTSKDVKGLLIGAYSNMGGANLYGGGVYVYSDLLASDIINGTDINFFGTFQELSQMANKEIPIDNIFVSRVWLNAYATINTANEVLNSLSLVESLSKDRVEGEAKFIRASMYFELVKLYGRAWNDGDPTKNPGVPLVLVPTHSYGESIAHPSRSTVKAVYDQIISDLNDAERLLPISNSESYYFVTTGAAAAQLSRIYLVQGLYNLALAAANRVISSNAYELVNNYADEFPYEGTPVRITNKSEDIFAVQVSDQQGINNLNTYYATGDFGGRGDIEISQDFIDTFYPGDTRTLFFEDDGTGFGLSYTHKFDNQFGNVKILRLAEMYLTRAECNLRGNTSVGDTPLNDINRIRSRAGIPTLTSVALQDVLDERRLELAFEGQWLVDAKRTQSTVSGMSWDAPQLIFPIPQRERIENPNLSQNVGY comes from the coding sequence ATGAAAATCTTTATGAAGAATATATTCAATATCACACGATCAATTATAGTGGGTGCTGTTCTCGTTTCTTGCGCATCAGACTTGGATGTCAAGCCCGCAATTAATGTTAATTCGCTGGATGCGATAAAGACCTCAAAGGATGTTAAAGGCCTTTTGATTGGGGCTTATTCCAATATGGGGGGAGCCAACTTGTATGGTGGAGGAGTTTATGTTTACTCTGATCTGTTGGCAAGCGACATTATTAATGGAACTGACATTAATTTTTTCGGGACATTTCAGGAGTTGAGCCAAATGGCCAACAAAGAGATTCCTATCGATAACATTTTTGTGTCGCGCGTATGGTTAAATGCTTATGCCACAATCAATACGGCAAACGAGGTACTCAATTCGCTGAGCCTTGTCGAAAGCTTGTCGAAGGATAGGGTAGAAGGTGAAGCGAAATTTATAAGGGCTTCCATGTATTTTGAATTAGTAAAGCTCTACGGACGTGCATGGAATGACGGTGACCCAACAAAAAATCCCGGAGTACCATTGGTCTTGGTGCCAACGCATAGCTATGGTGAATCGATTGCACATCCATCTCGCAGTACAGTGAAGGCGGTATACGATCAAATCATCAGCGACCTGAATGATGCAGAGCGATTATTGCCCATATCAAACAGTGAATCCTATTATTTTGTCACCACAGGTGCAGCCGCGGCTCAACTTTCAAGGATTTACCTTGTTCAGGGTCTGTATAATCTGGCGCTGGCAGCTGCCAACAGAGTCATTAGTTCAAATGCATATGAGCTTGTTAATAATTACGCTGATGAATTCCCGTATGAAGGAACTCCTGTAAGGATAACCAATAAGTCGGAGGACATTTTTGCCGTTCAGGTCTCTGATCAGCAGGGAATAAACAATTTGAACACATACTACGCTACCGGCGATTTTGGAGGAAGGGGAGACATCGAAATCAGTCAGGATTTCATCGATACCTTTTACCCTGGCGACACGCGCACGTTATTTTTTGAAGATGACGGCACGGGCTTTGGCCTTTCTTACACTCACAAGTTTGATAACCAGTTCGGTAATGTGAAAATCCTTCGCCTGGCTGAAATGTACCTGACACGTGCGGAATGCAACCTGAGAGGCAATACTTCAGTGGGAGATACTCCGCTTAACGATATCAACAGGATTAGAAGCCGTGCCGGCATACCTACGTTAACTTCTGTCGCTCTTCAGGATGTGCTTGACGAAAGGCGGCTCGAATTAGCTTTTGAAGGACAGTGGCTAGTCGATGCCAAGCGGACGCAAAGCACCGTATCCGGAATGTCGTGGGATGCCCCGCAATTGATATTCCCTATCCCTCAGCGCGAACGGATTGAGAACCCCAACCTGTCACAAAATGTAGGTTACTAG
- the gapA gene encoding glyceraldehyde-3-phosphate dehydrogenase, giving the protein MTKIGINGFGRIGRLAFRAAISRKDVEIVGINDLVDPEYMAYMLKYDSTHGKFDGTVEVKDKNLVVNGKTIRVTAEKDPANLKWNEVGAEIVIESTGLFLTQADAQKHITAGAKKVVMSAPAKDDTPTFVMGVNHKKLTAQHTIISNASCTTNCLAPVAKVLHDNFGIAEGLMSTIHAVTATQKTVDSPSSKDWRGGRGAYQNIIPSSTGAAKAVALVIPELKGKLTGMSFRVPVADVSVVDLTVRLEKPASYDQVKAAMKAASEGELKGILGYTEDEVVSQDFLGDARTSIFDAKAGISLNNNFVKVVSWYDNEWGYSNKLIDIVQELAKLS; this is encoded by the coding sequence ATGACAAAGATCGGAATCAACGGATTTGGACGTATCGGACGCCTCGCCTTCCGCGCTGCCATCAGCAGAAAAGATGTAGAGATCGTAGGTATCAACGACCTTGTTGATCCGGAGTACATGGCCTACATGCTAAAGTACGATTCAACTCATGGCAAGTTTGACGGTACGGTTGAAGTAAAAGACAAAAACCTGGTGGTGAACGGAAAAACAATCCGTGTTACCGCTGAAAAAGATCCTGCTAATCTGAAATGGAATGAAGTGGGCGCTGAAATTGTAATTGAATCTACCGGGTTGTTTTTAACTCAGGCAGATGCACAAAAGCATATTACCGCCGGTGCGAAAAAAGTAGTGATGTCTGCACCAGCCAAAGACGACACTCCCACATTTGTTATGGGAGTAAATCACAAGAAACTTACAGCTCAGCATACAATTATCTCGAACGCATCTTGCACTACCAACTGTCTTGCCCCGGTAGCTAAAGTGCTTCATGATAACTTTGGTATTGCAGAAGGACTAATGAGCACGATCCACGCAGTGACTGCTACGCAAAAGACAGTTGACTCTCCTTCATCAAAAGACTGGCGTGGAGGACGCGGTGCATATCAAAACATCATCCCCTCCTCTACTGGAGCCGCCAAGGCCGTTGCGTTGGTCATCCCGGAATTGAAAGGAAAATTAACAGGCATGTCATTCCGTGTCCCCGTAGCGGACGTATCGGTTGTGGATTTGACAGTTCGCCTGGAGAAACCAGCGTCTTACGACCAGGTCAAAGCCGCAATGAAAGCTGCTTCTGAAGGTGAATTGAAAGGGATTCTTGGATATACCGAAGACGAAGTAGTATCACAGGATTTTCTTGGAGATGCACGCACTTCCATCTTTGATGCCAAAGCCGGAATATCCCTGAACAACAATTTCGTAAAAGTGGTATCCTGGTATGACAACGAGTGGGGATATTCCAACAAGTTGATTGACATTGTACAGGAGCTCGCAAAACTCAGCTAA
- a CDS encoding DUF4918 domain-containing protein, producing MILAGKILAFQSALKLEANLPKHVEVMNPYQDKIAAALCEQFYKKFYSDDEERTVILGINPGRFGGGITGIPFTDPVKLEELGFENDLQKKRELSADFIYQMIDACGGPEKFYRRFYFSAISPLGFIKNGKNLNYYDVIGLPEVLEPFMIECLNEQLGWGLNKKICYCLGEGDNYKFLKKLNERYNFFEEIVPLPHPRFIMQYRRKKLPDYISHYKEKLFA from the coding sequence ATGATACTAGCTGGAAAAATTCTTGCGTTTCAAAGTGCATTGAAACTTGAAGCGAATTTGCCAAAGCATGTCGAAGTAATGAATCCCTATCAGGATAAAATAGCGGCAGCCCTTTGTGAACAGTTTTATAAAAAATTCTATAGTGACGATGAAGAGAGAACGGTTATCCTTGGAATCAATCCGGGGCGCTTTGGCGGTGGAATAACTGGGATTCCTTTTACGGATCCGGTGAAGCTTGAGGAGCTGGGCTTCGAAAATGACTTGCAAAAAAAACGTGAATTGTCTGCCGATTTCATTTATCAAATGATTGATGCGTGTGGTGGTCCTGAAAAATTTTACAGGAGATTTTATTTTAGCGCCATTTCTCCATTGGGGTTCATCAAGAATGGGAAGAATCTTAATTATTATGATGTCATTGGATTGCCCGAAGTACTTGAGCCCTTTATGATAGAATGCCTGAATGAACAACTTGGCTGGGGTTTGAACAAAAAGATTTGCTACTGCCTCGGAGAAGGTGATAATTATAAATTTCTCAAAAAATTGAACGAGCGATACAATTTCTTCGAGGAGATTGTCCCGCTTCCACACCCAAGGTTTATCATGCAATACCGTAGAAAAAAACTGCCTGACTATATCAGTCATTATAAGGAGAAATTATTTGCTTGA
- a CDS encoding DNA helicase, which translates to MKDRIMLYLDAFASGKPNELASELQTELGLDAPTFQNYSRDVQAEILHNYHQFSISTIDAFFQKVIRAFTREAGILGDYQLEVENDDVMEQVISNLIGELGADDQLTNWVVELALQNLENDRSWDMRSSLAAFSNEIFREEFRSVEEESSKFQTKNFFPGTLKVLREKKYEFVNLIRSRIVKLLRDIHAAGFHSDDFKYSGGVHNFLEKFKDLNSVKDFNDKEKGSRPDNEYQVSKNWPVKDHPRTKEMISLADSKWIAQLNEILEFRKKNFQVALSAELALDNFYAFGLLTDISRKLGEYKKDNNLMLLADAPQFLNGIIRDSDTPFIYEKSGSFYRNFLIDEFQDTSGLQWKNFQPLLTNSLDSGYRSLIVGDVKQAVYRWRGGDQRLLTQAKDAIGKGRVQEESLTNNFRSAQGIVAFNNELFKVASEIASLETGLSLSSNEYADVEQKPVKSEEGFVHVKFLADEFDARWNDIAMEQTVLQIEEMQSRGVKAQDIALLVRRNDEGERIISFLLEHKNSDKAKPDCKYDVVSSESLRIDSAASVNLLVAVLTYLLNPQDDIARAQLAYEYARQQEEDKALSDIFADSHFLTIENILPAEFARRKISLRKLPLFELTETLIELFELNKNVGEIPYLLAFQDLVLEFAYRERNDIGAFLTWWSDNKHKKSIVAPAAADAMQLFTVHKAKGLQFKFVIIPFCAWGIDHESIRPNLWVKSVNSIFKDIGYLPVRYSSTLKESLFADDYTEEHSRIFLDNFNLLYVALTRAEKGLVVFAPDTSVPRIFKASVAQIIYEALERSTEFSKSWDAKSKTFTLGSIDSKAETLSSTAKTTSLINYNTTSWRSKLVIKHSSQAVVETIEDEQRKKINYGIYLHTAFAQVRFSEDIPKAIDRLESDGSINAGEKQILTQRVQELLKNPQVADWFSPEWEIRNEVHSLLPGGKEYRIDRLLLKGKQAVVIDFKTGEQRKDDHKQMNEYCTMLTKMGFNAEGYLLYLMDGEVVNVVPPKPSGKKNKNQLGLDF; encoded by the coding sequence ATGAAAGACCGCATCATGCTCTATCTTGATGCGTTCGCCAGTGGAAAACCAAATGAGCTGGCTTCAGAATTACAAACTGAGTTGGGCCTGGATGCTCCAACATTTCAAAATTATTCACGCGATGTTCAGGCTGAGATACTGCACAACTATCACCAGTTCTCCATCAGTACCATCGATGCATTCTTCCAAAAAGTAATCCGGGCTTTTACGCGCGAAGCAGGAATACTGGGTGACTACCAACTGGAGGTGGAGAATGACGATGTCATGGAACAGGTTATCAGCAACCTCATTGGTGAGTTGGGCGCTGACGATCAACTGACGAACTGGGTTGTAGAACTGGCATTGCAAAACCTGGAGAACGATCGCTCCTGGGATATGCGCAGCAGTCTGGCTGCTTTTTCCAATGAGATCTTCCGCGAGGAATTTCGAAGTGTTGAAGAAGAAAGTTCAAAGTTCCAGACGAAGAACTTCTTTCCTGGCACACTGAAGGTGTTGAGGGAAAAGAAGTACGAATTTGTCAATCTCATTCGAAGCCGGATCGTAAAACTGCTGCGAGACATTCATGCAGCCGGCTTTCATTCAGATGACTTCAAATACAGTGGCGGTGTTCACAATTTCCTGGAAAAATTTAAAGACCTGAATTCTGTTAAAGACTTCAATGATAAAGAGAAAGGATCACGCCCCGATAACGAATATCAGGTTTCAAAAAACTGGCCGGTCAAAGATCACCCGCGAACGAAAGAAATGATCTCATTGGCCGACTCAAAATGGATTGCTCAGCTAAATGAAATCCTGGAGTTCCGCAAGAAAAATTTCCAGGTCGCCCTGTCGGCTGAACTGGCGCTGGACAATTTTTATGCTTTCGGTTTACTTACCGACATCTCACGAAAACTGGGAGAATACAAAAAAGATAACAACCTGATGCTGTTGGCCGATGCCCCTCAATTCCTCAACGGTATCATCCGCGACAGCGATACGCCTTTCATTTATGAGAAGTCAGGTTCGTTCTATAGGAATTTTCTGATCGATGAATTTCAAGATACTTCAGGACTGCAATGGAAAAACTTCCAACCACTTCTCACCAACAGCCTTGATAGCGGCTACCGCAGTCTGATTGTAGGTGATGTGAAACAGGCCGTGTACCGGTGGCGGGGTGGTGACCAGCGACTGCTTACTCAGGCGAAAGACGCAATTGGAAAAGGCAGGGTCCAGGAAGAATCATTGACCAATAATTTCAGAAGTGCGCAAGGCATCGTGGCATTCAACAATGAGCTGTTTAAAGTCGCCTCTGAAATTGCCTCTCTCGAAACTGGATTATCGCTTTCGTCTAACGAATATGCAGATGTGGAACAAAAGCCTGTCAAGAGTGAAGAGGGTTTCGTTCACGTAAAATTTCTAGCAGATGAATTCGATGCCCGTTGGAATGACATCGCGATGGAGCAAACCGTTTTGCAAATTGAGGAGATGCAAAGTCGTGGTGTAAAAGCCCAGGATATTGCCTTGCTGGTGCGCAGAAATGATGAAGGTGAGAGGATCATATCGTTTTTACTGGAACATAAGAACTCCGACAAGGCGAAACCTGACTGTAAATATGATGTAGTCTCCAGTGAGTCGTTACGTATTGACAGTGCGGCTTCAGTTAATCTTCTGGTTGCAGTATTGACTTACCTGCTAAACCCGCAAGATGACATTGCAAGGGCTCAGTTGGCATACGAATACGCCCGACAGCAAGAAGAAGACAAAGCACTCAGTGATATCTTTGCAGACTCGCATTTTCTTACTATTGAAAACATCCTGCCTGCTGAGTTTGCCCGGCGAAAAATCTCTTTAAGGAAGCTCCCGTTGTTCGAACTTACAGAGACACTGATTGAACTATTCGAACTGAATAAGAACGTGGGTGAAATTCCTTACCTCCTCGCCTTCCAGGATTTGGTATTGGAGTTTGCCTATCGTGAACGGAACGACATTGGCGCTTTCCTCACCTGGTGGAGCGACAACAAACACAAAAAATCTATCGTTGCCCCGGCTGCAGCCGATGCCATGCAACTCTTCACCGTCCACAAGGCGAAAGGGCTGCAGTTCAAATTTGTTATTATTCCGTTTTGCGCCTGGGGAATAGATCATGAGTCTATCCGTCCCAACCTTTGGGTAAAGTCAGTAAATTCAATTTTTAAAGACATTGGTTATTTGCCGGTACGCTATTCCAGCACGCTGAAAGAATCTCTTTTTGCCGATGACTATACCGAAGAGCATTCGCGCATTTTCCTCGACAATTTTAATTTGCTGTACGTTGCATTGACCAGAGCCGAAAAAGGCCTTGTTGTGTTTGCACCTGATACTTCGGTACCAAGAATTTTCAAAGCTTCTGTAGCACAGATTATTTATGAAGCTTTGGAGCGTTCTACGGAATTCTCAAAGTCCTGGGATGCAAAGTCTAAAACATTTACGCTGGGTTCAATCGATAGTAAGGCTGAGACACTCTCAAGTACCGCCAAGACAACTTCTCTCATAAATTACAATACTACTTCGTGGCGGTCTAAGCTGGTCATTAAACATTCGTCACAGGCTGTTGTGGAGACAATCGAGGATGAACAGCGCAAAAAAATAAATTACGGAATTTACCTCCATACAGCATTTGCACAGGTGCGGTTTTCCGAAGACATACCTAAAGCAATTGATCGTTTAGAGTCAGATGGGAGTATCAATGCCGGTGAAAAGCAAATATTGACTCAACGTGTTCAGGAGCTTTTGAAAAATCCACAAGTGGCTGACTGGTTTTCTCCGGAATGGGAAATCAGGAATGAAGTGCATTCGCTCCTGCCGGGAGGAAAAGAATACAGAATCGACCGGCTTCTTCTCAAGGGCAAGCAGGCTGTTGTCATTGATTTTAAGACAGGAGAGCAACGTAAAGACGATCACAAGCAAATGAATGAGTATTGCACCATGCTTACTAAAATGGGATTCAATGCTGAAGGCTATTTGCTTTACTTGATGGATGGAGAGGTTGTGAATGTAGTACCTCCCAAACCTTCGGGCAAGAAAAACAAAAATCAACTGGGTTTGGATTTCTAA
- a CDS encoding HNH endonuclease, with protein sequence MVFLNKSELVRPANGHKLHTVSHSYPMPSVIRLNRYVNAPYKGVTLTRQNVFKRDNQECQYCGTRRELTLDHVIPSSKGGPHSWHNLVTACKRCNAKKGDFTPEEANMPLKRKPFKPSYALFLRDVTGSSHNEWDEFLEMKSA encoded by the coding sequence ATGGTTTTTCTGAACAAAAGCGAACTGGTGCGTCCGGCAAATGGTCATAAACTGCACACCGTATCTCATTCTTACCCAATGCCTTCAGTTATTCGTCTGAATCGCTATGTGAATGCACCCTACAAAGGTGTGACACTGACGAGGCAAAATGTATTTAAGCGAGACAATCAGGAATGCCAATATTGTGGTACAAGGAGGGAGCTTACGCTCGACCACGTGATCCCAAGCTCGAAAGGAGGGCCGCATAGCTGGCACAACCTCGTTACGGCTTGCAAACGGTGCAATGCTAAGAAGGGTGACTTCACGCCCGAAGAAGCAAACATGCCACTGAAGCGCAAACCATTCAAACCGAGTTATGCGCTTTTTTTACGCGATGTCACAGGCTCCAGCCACAATGAATGGGATGAATTTCTGGAGATGAAGTCAGCCTGA